The following coding sequences lie in one Arthrobacter sp. PGP41 genomic window:
- a CDS encoding DUF4032 domain-containing protein — MTEEYSAQWHDEPTDYGQIGKLPRFVAASADDGKAASVSSSLNITAAAADPELLDLPWHIALEDWPAENLAALPRGISRHIVRFAHLGGSVIAIKETSEHVARHEYHMLRKLARLDVPCVEPVAVITGRTTLDGRPLNPVLVTRHLKFSMPYRALFSQMLRKDTLTRLIDAQALLLVRLHLIGFYWGDVSLSNTLFRRDAGAFAAYLVDAETGELYPDLSTGQREYDLEIARVNIAGELMDLLDGGLIEEKVDPVATSELIMDSYRRLWQELTEKESFELGERWRVSARIRRLNELGFDVEEYAIKTTQNGTTIQLQPKVVDAGHHQRRLLRLTGIDAQENQARRLLNDMDSFRADNNPDMDEEYSAHLWVSQIFEPIVRSIPRDLSGKLEPAEVVHEVLEHRWYMSEKQERHIPLAEAVQSYIDSILRHRRDEAAIMLNPDTELLKILEVETEESRYGEDESIDEYPDSDD; from the coding sequence ATGACCGAGGAATACAGCGCCCAGTGGCACGATGAACCCACCGACTATGGGCAGATCGGGAAGCTGCCGCGGTTTGTGGCCGCTAGCGCTGACGACGGCAAGGCAGCCTCGGTCTCCAGCTCGCTGAACATCACGGCGGCGGCCGCGGACCCCGAGCTCCTGGACCTGCCGTGGCACATTGCCCTGGAAGACTGGCCCGCAGAGAACCTGGCGGCGCTGCCGCGCGGCATCTCCCGCCACATCGTGCGCTTCGCCCATCTTGGCGGCTCCGTCATCGCCATCAAGGAAACGTCGGAGCACGTGGCCCGGCACGAGTACCACATGCTCCGCAAGCTGGCCCGGCTGGATGTCCCCTGCGTTGAACCGGTGGCGGTGATTACCGGCCGCACCACCCTGGACGGGCGTCCGCTGAACCCGGTGCTGGTCACCCGGCACCTGAAGTTTTCCATGCCGTACCGCGCCCTGTTCTCCCAAATGCTCCGCAAGGACACGCTGACGCGCCTTATCGACGCCCAGGCCCTGCTGCTGGTGAGGCTCCACCTCATCGGCTTCTACTGGGGCGACGTGTCCCTTTCCAATACGCTCTTCAGGCGCGACGCCGGGGCATTTGCCGCCTACCTGGTGGACGCGGAGACCGGCGAGCTCTACCCGGACCTGTCCACGGGCCAGCGCGAATATGACCTCGAGATCGCCCGGGTCAACATTGCGGGCGAGCTGATGGACCTTCTCGACGGCGGGCTGATCGAGGAAAAAGTGGACCCGGTGGCAACCAGCGAGCTGATCATGGACAGCTACCGCCGCCTGTGGCAGGAGCTTACCGAAAAGGAGTCCTTCGAACTGGGTGAGCGCTGGCGGGTCAGCGCCCGGATCCGCAGGCTCAACGAACTCGGCTTCGACGTCGAGGAATACGCCATCAAGACCACCCAGAACGGCACCACCATCCAACTGCAGCCCAAGGTGGTGGACGCGGGGCACCACCAGCGGCGGTTGCTGAGGCTTACGGGCATCGACGCCCAGGAGAACCAGGCCCGCCGGCTCCTCAATGACATGGACTCCTTCCGCGCTGACAACAACCCGGACATGGACGAGGAATACAGCGCCCACCTCTGGGTCAGCCAGATCTTCGAGCCGATCGTCAGGTCCATTCCACGGGACCTTTCCGGCAAGCTCGAACCCGCCGAAGTGGTGCACGAAGTCCTGGAACACCGCTGGTACATGTCCGAAAAGCAGGAACGGCATATCCCGCTGGCGGAGGCTGTGCAGTCCTACATCGACTCAATCCTGCGGCACCGCCGGGATGAGGCCGCCATCATGCTGAATCCGGACACGGAACTGTTGAAGATCCTCGAAGTGGAAACCGAGGAGTCGCGCTACGGCGAAGACGAGTCAATCGACGAGTACCCGGACTCGGACGACTGA
- a CDS encoding tyrosine-type recombinase/integrase — translation MAENPSLKDVAEKWLLSIEVPEVVVDENGNMVSVENTEAIRRQTWDQYESIVHNLIAPDLGALKVKEITTSTCDRFLRSLVKNGKGHTNARLAKTVLKQIMSYAVRHDLYVWGNPVVEVDRLRKPRKKPVGLSESTVMEVREAVRNWGLEPGRFGPRPSSVLADVVDVLLGTGARIGEVLAIRFEDIDLSGDVGKIAITGTLVEPRRGPKYRQDLLKNPGSERIIPVPGFVVDVLVRRIAESPAKNAAGALFWSRRGTYMQASSVRRQLRAALDAAGIENAQLITPHAFRRTVATLLAREVEDKAAASMLGHADLTMTHAAYIERLKEVDDYTAVLGGLAPKPRS, via the coding sequence TTGGCTGAAAATCCTTCGCTGAAGGACGTGGCAGAAAAGTGGCTCTTGAGCATCGAAGTTCCGGAAGTAGTAGTCGACGAGAACGGGAACATGGTCTCGGTCGAGAACACCGAGGCAATTCGCCGACAGACATGGGACCAGTACGAGAGCATCGTCCACAACCTGATCGCACCGGATCTCGGTGCGCTGAAGGTCAAGGAAATCACTACGTCGACGTGCGACCGCTTCCTCCGGTCACTGGTGAAGAATGGAAAAGGGCATACGAATGCCCGGCTGGCGAAAACGGTGCTCAAGCAGATCATGTCCTACGCAGTCCGGCACGACCTTTATGTCTGGGGCAACCCAGTGGTTGAAGTAGATCGCCTCAGGAAGCCACGCAAGAAGCCCGTAGGGCTCAGTGAGTCGACCGTCATGGAAGTCCGTGAAGCTGTGCGGAATTGGGGGTTGGAACCCGGGCGCTTCGGTCCGCGGCCAAGTAGCGTTCTTGCAGATGTCGTGGATGTGCTGCTTGGCACGGGGGCCCGCATCGGCGAAGTACTTGCGATCCGGTTCGAAGACATCGATCTGTCAGGCGACGTGGGAAAAATCGCCATAACTGGCACGTTGGTGGAACCGCGGCGCGGCCCTAAGTACCGGCAAGACCTCCTGAAGAACCCCGGCAGCGAACGAATCATTCCGGTGCCTGGGTTCGTCGTTGACGTGCTCGTACGTAGAATCGCGGAATCTCCGGCCAAAAATGCAGCTGGTGCGCTGTTCTGGTCAAGGCGCGGAACCTACATGCAGGCCTCCAGCGTGAGGAGGCAACTGCGCGCCGCCCTGGATGCTGCTGGGATCGAGAATGCCCAGCTGATTACGCCGCACGCGTTCAGGCGTACAGTGGCGACCCTCCTCGCCAGGGAAGTGGAGGACAAAGCCGCGGCCTCTATGCTGGGTCACGCGGACTTGACGATGACGCATGCTGCGTACATTGAGCGGCTCAAAGAGGTTGATGATTACACGGCGGTCCTCGGTGGTCTCGCACCGAAGCCCCGTTCTTAG
- the otsB gene encoding trehalose-phosphatase → MTHDARHAKDRLSLSPELREAIRRIAGTEHLLVAMDFDGTMAPIVGRADDARPLPRSAAAFAGLAVLPRTTTALISGRALASLRAVASPPVDTLLIGSHGAEAWLGPGSTGLTLDEGQKALLAEVRTVLEDIAREAPGTTLEDKPAGVVLHTRLAADDVAEDAVAAARSLLQDRKGVFLKDGKRVLETSVVNASKGEGVTFLRQVTGATGVLFAGDDTTDEDALARLAPGDVGVKVGLDFTQAEYRVEAPVHIAELLEVLLQERSIAVAEEDPAAAQG, encoded by the coding sequence ATGACTCATGATGCCCGCCACGCCAAGGACCGGCTTTCGCTGTCCCCTGAGCTCCGGGAAGCCATCCGTCGGATCGCCGGGACCGAGCACCTGCTCGTGGCCATGGACTTCGACGGCACAATGGCGCCCATCGTCGGCCGCGCCGACGACGCCCGGCCGCTGCCCCGCTCGGCGGCCGCCTTCGCCGGGCTCGCCGTGCTTCCACGGACGACGACGGCACTCATCTCCGGCCGCGCCCTCGCCAGCCTGCGCGCCGTCGCCTCCCCTCCGGTGGACACGCTCCTCATCGGCAGCCACGGCGCCGAGGCATGGCTGGGTCCGGGATCCACCGGGCTCACGCTCGATGAAGGGCAAAAGGCCCTCCTCGCCGAGGTGCGCACCGTCCTGGAAGACATCGCCAGGGAAGCTCCGGGCACCACGCTCGAGGACAAGCCGGCAGGGGTGGTCCTCCACACCCGCCTCGCCGCCGATGACGTCGCCGAGGACGCCGTGGCCGCTGCCCGCTCACTGCTGCAGGACCGGAAAGGGGTGTTCCTCAAGGACGGTAAGCGGGTCCTTGAGACCTCAGTGGTCAACGCATCCAAGGGCGAGGGCGTCACCTTCCTGCGGCAGGTCACCGGCGCTACCGGTGTCCTGTTCGCCGGCGACGACACCACGGACGAAGACGCCCTGGCGCGCCTGGCACCGGGGGACGTGGGCGTCAAGGTGGGCCTTGACTTCACCCAGGCCGAATACCGCGTAGAGGCTCCGGTGCATATTGCCGAACTGCTGGAGGTGCTCCTCCAAGAGCGGAGCATCGCCGTAGCAGAGGAGGATCCCGCAGCTGCGCAGGGGTAG
- a CDS encoding helix-turn-helix transcriptional regulator — protein sequence MTTRMKALGPVTDQGNAEQLMTTGEVAVWLQVAPKTLRNWRSAGIGPVALKLHGAVRYQRAAVEAWVADTSKAAG from the coding sequence ATGACAACGAGAATGAAGGCCTTGGGACCGGTCACGGACCAAGGCAACGCAGAGCAGCTCATGACCACCGGGGAGGTGGCCGTCTGGCTACAGGTGGCTCCCAAAACCCTCCGCAACTGGCGATCCGCTGGCATCGGGCCGGTGGCCCTGAAGCTTCACGGCGCTGTTCGCTACCAGCGTGCCGCAGTTGAGGCATGGGTTGCCGATACCTCGAAAGCAGCAGGCTGA
- a CDS encoding alpha,alpha-trehalose-phosphate synthase (UDP-forming) — translation MQTPVQEKPSATSTSGAAGSGHGGATKYDFMVVSNRLPVDRCAPGESGDDGSGWRRSPGGLVTALAPMMTKTDGAWVGWHGAPDETVKPFSHGGMDLVPVQLSTDEVELYYEGFSNATLWPLYHDVIAPPEFHRTWWDAYRKVNRRFADAVVRHADHGATVWVQDYQLQLVPRLLREARPDLRIGFFNHIPFPPPEIFAQLPWRQAIIDGLLGADLVGFQRPSDAGNFMRSARRFLGASVKQQQVHVKGQDGDVTHIARAQAFPISIDVRQITELASNPDIIERARQIRQDLGNPKTILLGVDRLDYTKGIRHRLKAFEELLADGKLSVGDATLIQVASPSRERVEQYRLLREEVEGTVGHINGTYDTIENTAVRYLHHSYPVEEMVALYLAADVMLVTALRDGMNLVAKEYVTARTNNDGALVLSEFAGAADQLKQALLINPHDIDGLKGAIMRAVDLEPRDASRRMRAMRKQILEHDVDHWSADFLRALNEKVVRDDS, via the coding sequence ATGCAAACACCCGTCCAGGAAAAACCTTCCGCAACATCTACGTCCGGCGCTGCCGGATCCGGCCACGGCGGAGCGACGAAATACGACTTCATGGTGGTGTCGAACAGGCTGCCAGTGGACCGTTGCGCACCCGGTGAAAGCGGGGACGACGGCTCCGGCTGGCGCCGGTCCCCGGGCGGGCTGGTGACAGCACTGGCCCCCATGATGACCAAGACCGACGGCGCCTGGGTAGGGTGGCACGGCGCCCCCGACGAGACGGTCAAACCCTTTAGCCACGGCGGCATGGACCTGGTCCCGGTCCAGCTCAGCACCGACGAGGTGGAGCTGTATTACGAGGGGTTTTCGAACGCCACCCTCTGGCCGCTGTACCACGATGTCATCGCCCCGCCGGAGTTCCACCGCACGTGGTGGGACGCCTACCGCAAGGTCAACAGAAGATTCGCCGACGCCGTGGTGCGCCATGCGGATCACGGCGCCACCGTGTGGGTGCAGGACTACCAGCTCCAGCTGGTGCCGCGCCTGCTGCGTGAAGCGCGGCCGGACCTCCGGATCGGGTTCTTCAACCACATCCCGTTCCCGCCGCCGGAGATCTTTGCCCAGCTGCCGTGGCGCCAGGCCATCATTGACGGGCTCCTCGGCGCCGACCTGGTGGGCTTCCAGCGGCCCAGCGATGCCGGAAACTTCATGCGCTCCGCACGCCGCTTCCTCGGCGCCAGCGTTAAGCAGCAGCAGGTCCATGTAAAGGGCCAGGACGGCGACGTGACGCACATTGCCCGGGCACAGGCGTTTCCCATCTCCATCGACGTCCGGCAGATCACCGAGCTGGCCTCCAACCCGGACATCATTGAACGGGCCCGCCAGATCCGGCAGGACCTCGGGAACCCCAAGACCATCCTGCTGGGCGTCGACCGCCTGGACTACACCAAAGGCATCCGGCACCGGCTGAAGGCCTTTGAGGAGCTCCTGGCTGACGGCAAGCTTTCCGTTGGCGACGCCACCCTGATCCAGGTGGCCAGTCCCAGCCGCGAACGCGTTGAGCAGTACCGCCTCCTGCGCGAGGAGGTGGAGGGCACCGTGGGCCATATCAACGGCACGTACGACACCATCGAGAACACGGCCGTACGCTACCTGCACCACAGCTATCCGGTGGAGGAGATGGTGGCGCTGTACCTCGCCGCCGACGTCATGCTGGTGACGGCCCTCCGCGACGGCATGAACCTTGTGGCCAAGGAATACGTGACGGCGCGCACCAACAACGACGGCGCCCTGGTCCTCAGCGAGTTCGCCGGCGCAGCCGACCAGCTCAAGCAGGCACTGCTGATTAATCCACATGACATTGACGGCCTCAAAGGCGCCATCATGCGTGCCGTGGACTTGGAGCCGCGGGACGCGTCGCGGCGGATGCGGGCCATGCGCAAGCAGATCCTCGAGCATGACGTGGACCACTGGTCCGCCGACTTCCTGCGCGCGCTCAACGAAAAGGTGGTCCGCGATGACTCATGA
- a CDS encoding DsbA family protein has translation MSPANEVRKSKAERTAEAREKARQIREAQLKKDKRNKLLIGWGIVAAVVAILAVVALVVTTSIRQNTPIADQGPVPAHANVNGGVTLLANSEVKKADPATVDMANLPAKPETQPNPVVAPGAEAEAGQPVKVIAYIDFICPACLRFEQTYNEALTSLRNEGKISMEYRPLGFLDRQSSTNYSSRSANAAACVADKAPEKYADYVNILFDNQPAEGGAGLSDDKLKSLASDVGADINSCVDDKTFRPYVKYSTELAANTGITGTPTIFIDGKKWDGASDLNAEIQAAIDAKA, from the coding sequence ATGAGCCCCGCAAACGAAGTACGTAAGTCCAAGGCTGAGCGAACCGCGGAGGCGCGGGAAAAGGCCCGCCAGATCCGTGAAGCGCAGCTGAAGAAGGACAAGCGCAACAAGCTGCTCATAGGCTGGGGCATCGTGGCCGCCGTCGTCGCCATCCTGGCTGTCGTTGCGCTGGTGGTGACCACCAGCATCAGGCAGAACACGCCCATCGCCGACCAAGGGCCCGTACCGGCCCATGCCAACGTCAACGGCGGCGTGACCCTGCTGGCCAACTCCGAAGTGAAGAAGGCGGACCCGGCCACGGTGGACATGGCTAATCTTCCGGCCAAGCCTGAAACGCAGCCCAACCCCGTGGTGGCGCCGGGGGCAGAGGCCGAAGCGGGACAGCCCGTCAAGGTTATTGCGTACATCGACTTCATCTGCCCGGCCTGCCTGCGGTTCGAACAAACCTACAACGAGGCCCTGACCAGCCTCCGCAATGAAGGCAAGATCAGCATGGAGTACCGGCCGCTGGGCTTCCTGGACCGCCAGTCCAGCACCAACTACTCCTCACGTTCGGCTAACGCCGCCGCGTGCGTTGCAGACAAGGCCCCCGAGAAGTACGCGGACTATGTCAACATCCTCTTCGACAACCAGCCCGCCGAAGGCGGAGCAGGCCTGTCAGATGACAAGCTGAAGTCCCTGGCCAGCGACGTAGGCGCCGACATTAACAGCTGCGTGGACGACAAGACTTTCCGTCCTTACGTCAAATACTCCACCGAACTTGCCGCAAACACCGGCATCACGGGTACGCCCACCATCTTCATCGACGGCAAGAAGTGGGACGGCGCTTCGGACCTGAACGCCGAGATCCAGGCGGCAATCGACGCCAAGGCCTAA
- a CDS encoding ABC transporter ATP-binding protein, with product MATVTFDNATRLYPGTDKPAVDKLNIDIADGEFLVLVGPSGCGKSTSLRMLAGLEDVNAGRILIGDRDVTDVPPKDRDIAMVFQNYALYPHMTVADNMGFALKIAGVSKEERAERVREAAKLLDLEQYLDRKPKALSGGQRQRVAMGRAIVRNPQVFLMDEPLSNLDAKLRVQTRTQIASLTRRLGVTTVYVTHDQVEAMTMGDRVAVLKDGLLQQVDTPRNLYDRPKNVFVAGFIGSPAMNLLELPVVDGGVQFGGTVYPVPRDVLEEAHGSTVTLGSRPEDLETAPQGEGLKVEVDVVEELGADAYVYGHTTLDGKDHDIVARVDGRRPPMKGEVIYVRPQSGHVHLFDTKTGLRLGD from the coding sequence GTGGCTACAGTTACTTTTGATAACGCTACGCGTCTGTACCCGGGCACAGATAAGCCCGCGGTCGATAAGCTCAACATCGACATCGCCGATGGCGAATTCCTGGTCCTCGTTGGACCCTCCGGTTGCGGCAAGTCCACCTCCCTGCGCATGCTCGCAGGCCTTGAGGACGTCAACGCCGGCCGGATCCTGATCGGTGACCGCGACGTCACCGACGTTCCCCCGAAGGACCGCGACATCGCGATGGTTTTCCAGAACTACGCGCTGTACCCGCACATGACTGTGGCCGACAACATGGGCTTCGCCCTGAAGATCGCAGGCGTTTCCAAGGAAGAGCGTGCCGAGCGTGTCCGCGAAGCCGCCAAGCTCCTTGACCTTGAGCAGTACCTGGACCGCAAGCCGAAGGCCCTCTCCGGCGGTCAGCGCCAGCGCGTCGCCATGGGCCGAGCCATTGTGCGTAACCCCCAGGTCTTCCTCATGGATGAGCCGCTGTCCAACCTCGACGCCAAGCTCCGCGTGCAGACCCGTACGCAGATCGCATCCCTGACCCGCCGCCTCGGCGTCACCACCGTCTACGTGACGCACGACCAGGTCGAGGCCATGACCATGGGCGACCGCGTTGCCGTGCTGAAGGATGGCCTGCTGCAGCAGGTTGACACCCCGCGCAACCTGTACGACCGTCCCAAGAACGTCTTCGTTGCCGGCTTCATCGGCTCCCCTGCCATGAACCTGCTGGAACTGCCCGTGGTCGATGGCGGCGTGCAGTTCGGCGGCACCGTCTACCCCGTGCCGCGCGACGTCCTCGAGGAAGCGCACGGCTCCACCGTTACCCTTGGAAGCCGGCCGGAAGACCTGGAAACCGCGCCGCAGGGTGAAGGCCTGAAGGTTGAGGTGGACGTCGTCGAAGAACTCGGCGCCGACGCCTACGTTTACGGCCACACCACGCTTGACGGCAAGGACCACGACATCGTGGCACGTGTCGACGGCCGCCGCCCCCCGATGAAGGGCGAGGTCATCTACGTCCGTCCGCAGTCGGGCCACGTGCACCTGTTCGACACCAAGACCGGCCTGCGCCTCGGCGACTGA
- a CDS encoding FAD-binding oxidoreductase → MGSIVDELEAILAPGQIEVGETALRTYAVDQAPVIDFQLPLAVVFPETVADVQAVVRACAGSSVALVARGAGTGVSGGAHATENCIILSLERMDRILALDPDDETAVVEPGVVNAVLNEAAAQHGLMYAPDPASFRSSTIGGNVATNAGGLRCAKYGVTRDSVLALDVVLADGSLIHTGHQTFKGVAGYDLTSLFVGSEGTLGIVVGITVRLKYLPQEVHTVAAFYPDFRQAAAGVLAVGKARVQPAIMELLDGGTLAQLDDIHGSDLTARGRSLLLIQTDGFGAAAEAQVVREVLLAGGAAVTTEASAEAERLVELRRHSRGVEVDDEYRVGEDVAVPRSRLVDYVAALEAMAVDHAVHLKVVAHAGDGNLHPTFWIDRAGNNPDAGAMDRLQRVLDESITAALAMGGTITGEHGVGQYKLRWLGQEQAEPVRELQRRIKDLFDPAGILNPGKAI, encoded by the coding sequence GTGGGAAGCATAGTTGACGAGCTGGAAGCCATCCTTGCGCCCGGTCAGATAGAGGTGGGCGAGACCGCCCTCCGCACGTACGCCGTGGACCAGGCCCCCGTCATCGACTTCCAGCTGCCGTTGGCGGTTGTCTTTCCGGAGACGGTGGCAGATGTCCAGGCCGTCGTTCGCGCCTGCGCCGGCAGCAGCGTCGCCCTCGTGGCCCGCGGCGCAGGGACGGGTGTCTCCGGCGGTGCCCACGCCACGGAAAACTGCATCATTCTTTCCCTTGAGCGCATGGACCGCATCCTTGCCCTTGATCCTGATGACGAAACGGCAGTGGTGGAGCCCGGTGTGGTGAACGCCGTCCTTAACGAGGCTGCTGCCCAGCATGGGCTCATGTATGCGCCGGATCCAGCCAGCTTCCGCAGCTCCACCATCGGCGGGAACGTTGCCACGAATGCCGGCGGGCTGCGGTGTGCAAAGTACGGAGTAACCAGGGACTCGGTTCTCGCGCTGGACGTGGTGCTGGCTGACGGGTCGCTTATCCATACCGGCCACCAGACGTTCAAGGGCGTGGCCGGCTACGACCTCACCAGCCTGTTCGTGGGATCGGAAGGCACGCTCGGAATCGTCGTCGGCATCACGGTCCGCCTGAAGTACCTGCCCCAGGAGGTACACACGGTTGCGGCGTTCTATCCGGACTTCCGGCAGGCTGCCGCTGGCGTACTGGCGGTCGGCAAGGCACGCGTGCAGCCCGCCATCATGGAACTGCTTGACGGCGGCACGCTGGCCCAGCTCGATGACATCCATGGCTCTGACCTCACCGCCCGGGGCCGGTCTCTGCTCCTGATCCAGACGGACGGGTTCGGGGCAGCGGCGGAGGCCCAGGTAGTGCGGGAGGTCCTCTTGGCCGGGGGTGCAGCCGTCACCACCGAGGCCAGCGCGGAGGCGGAGCGGTTGGTGGAGCTTCGCCGGCACAGCAGGGGAGTGGAGGTCGACGACGAATACCGCGTGGGCGAGGACGTCGCCGTTCCCCGTTCCCGGCTGGTGGATTACGTTGCTGCCCTGGAAGCGATGGCCGTGGACCACGCAGTACACCTCAAGGTGGTGGCGCATGCCGGCGACGGAAACCTGCACCCCACCTTCTGGATCGACCGTGCGGGCAACAATCCGGACGCCGGTGCCATGGACAGGCTGCAACGGGTCCTGGACGAGTCCATCACGGCCGCGCTTGCAATGGGCGGAACCATTACGGGCGAGCACGGAGTGGGCCAGTACAAGCTGCGCTGGCTGGGCCAGGAACAGGCCGAGCCGGTCCGGGAACTCCAGCGCCGGATCAAGGACCTGTTCGATCCTGCGGGCATCCTCAACCCCGGGAAGGCTATCTAG